One genomic region from Desulfobaccales bacterium encodes:
- the amrS gene encoding AmmeMemoRadiSam system radical SAM enzyme, with amino-acid sequence MYQARFWESAADQKVQCFLCAHECKIDPGKRGLCHVRENQDGTLYSLNYSRVVAENIDPIEKKPLFHFLPGTRSYSIATTGCNFMCLHCQNYDISQYPRVHGGKILGDERDPEAIVAYALASHSASIAYTYTEPTIFMEYAQDVAKIAREQGLRNVFVSNGFMTEASANALAEFIDADNVDLKSMRDDFYRKVCKARLQPVLDTITRLKQKGVWLEVTTLVIPGHNDSDAELTDIAHFIKGVSPSIPWHVTAFHPTFKMMDRPATPVATLRRAREIGLKAGLRYVYVGNIPGEGGENTYCYSCQELLIERLGYAIKRYNLKDGKCPKCQAEIDGVWK; translated from the coding sequence ATGTATCAGGCCAGGTTTTGGGAGAGCGCGGCTGATCAGAAAGTCCAGTGCTTTTTATGCGCCCACGAATGCAAAATCGATCCGGGGAAGCGGGGCCTCTGCCACGTCCGGGAAAACCAGGATGGCACCCTCTACAGCCTTAACTACAGCCGGGTCGTTGCCGAGAATATTGACCCCATTGAGAAAAAGCCCTTGTTCCATTTCCTCCCGGGCACCCGGTCCTATTCGATTGCCACCACGGGCTGCAATTTCATGTGCCTGCACTGCCAGAACTATGACATCTCTCAGTATCCTCGGGTCCATGGCGGCAAGATCTTGGGAGACGAGCGGGACCCCGAAGCCATTGTGGCCTATGCCCTGGCATCCCACTCGGCCAGCATCGCCTATACCTACACCGAGCCCACCATCTTTATGGAGTACGCCCAGGACGTGGCCAAAATCGCCCGGGAACAGGGCCTGCGCAACGTTTTTGTCTCAAACGGTTTCATGACCGAAGCTTCCGCCAACGCCCTGGCGGAGTTTATCGACGCCGATAATGTCGATTTGAAGAGCATGCGGGACGATTTCTACCGCAAGGTATGTAAGGCCCGGCTGCAGCCGGTGCTGGACACCATCACCCGGTTGAAGCAAAAAGGCGTCTGGCTGGAGGTGACGACCCTCGTCATCCCCGGACACAACGACTCCGATGCCGAACTCACCGACATCGCCCACTTCATCAAAGGGGTAAGTCCGTCGATCCCCTGGCACGTGACCGCGTTTCACCCCACCTTCAAAATGATGGACCGGCCCGCCACTCCGGTGGCCACTCTGCGCCGGGCCCGGGAGATCGGCCTGAAGGCCGGGCTGCGCTACGTCTATGTGGGTAATATCCCGGGGGAAGGCGGCGAGAACACCTATTGTTATTCCTGTCAGGAACTGCTCATCGAGCGCCTGGGCTATGCCATCAAGCGCTATAATCTCAAAGACGGGAAATGTCCCAAGTGTCAGGCCGAAATCGACGGGGTGTGGAAGTAA
- a CDS encoding methyltransferase domain-containing protein, with protein sequence MDKPGTHVFESSAQEYDAWFEKHRLCYESELRALKTLAGPHQCGLELGVGTGRFATPLGIAVGIEPARAMAAIAQERGIQVVQAVAEALPFLQESFDLVAIITALCFFRDPFQALMEATRVLIPSGRILIGMIDKDSPLGRLYEANRLQSKFYRDARFYGVRDILTWLKRLGYTDKKLCQTIFKGLSEITEPEPVRNGFGAGGFVVISARKVDGALSAA encoded by the coding sequence ATGGATAAGCCCGGCACGCACGTCTTTGAATCCTCAGCCCAGGAATATGACGCCTGGTTTGAAAAACACCGTCTCTGTTATGAGTCCGAACTCCGGGCCTTAAAAACCTTGGCCGGCCCGCACCAATGCGGCCTGGAACTGGGGGTGGGCACCGGTCGGTTCGCCACGCCCTTAGGAATCGCCGTGGGGATCGAACCGGCCCGGGCCATGGCCGCCATCGCCCAAGAGCGCGGCATTCAGGTGGTTCAGGCCGTGGCCGAAGCCCTGCCCTTTCTTCAGGAATCCTTTGACCTGGTGGCCATCATCACCGCGCTGTGTTTCTTCCGGGACCCTTTCCAGGCTCTCATGGAGGCCACCCGGGTGCTCATCCCCTCAGGCCGGATTCTCATCGGCATGATCGATAAAGACAGTCCTCTCGGTCGCTTATACGAGGCCAACCGCCTACAGAGTAAGTTCTACCGTGACGCCCGGTTTTACGGGGTCAGGGACATCTTGACCTGGCTTAAACGATTGGGATATACGGATAAAAAACTCTGTCAGACCATTTTCAAGGGTTTGTCCGAAATCACCGAACCGGAACCGGTGCGGAATGGCTTTGGTGCAGGTGGTTTTGTGGTAATTTCTGCCCGGAAAGTGGACGGAGCGCTATCGGCTGCTTAA
- a CDS encoding acyl-CoA dehydrogenase family protein has product MDFTLSPEQQAVQKKAQRLAREVKDLSTRLDREAQFPREILHLWGQEGMFGLALPKEYGGQGLNSVAYVLAQMELAQACPASALILHVNHTLFGGSVAQFGTAAQKEAWLPQVARGEVLACFALTEPEAGSDPAGMKSAAHRDQAGWVLTGGKNFVTSGGEARFALVAAVTEPGQGAKGISAFVVDIPATPEITWGSREEKLGLRAAASVPLFFDEALLPETSLLGEKNKGLTVMLSALDAARVGSAAIAVGLGRAALAEAMAYAKKRQQFGQPVANFQAIQWKLADMATDLEAAHLLTLKAAWLKDQKQPYRVAAAMAKKFATDAAMAAANEGVQILGGYGYLTDYPMERYFRDAKAGQIYEGTNEIMRVIIARELLKG; this is encoded by the coding sequence ATGGATTTTACTCTATCACCTGAACAGCAGGCGGTCCAGAAAAAGGCACAGCGCCTGGCTCGGGAAGTAAAAGACCTGTCCACCCGTCTTGACCGTGAGGCCCAGTTCCCCCGGGAAATCCTGCACCTCTGGGGCCAGGAAGGCATGTTTGGCCTGGCCCTCCCCAAAGAATACGGCGGCCAGGGTTTGAATTCCGTGGCCTACGTCCTGGCCCAAATGGAACTGGCCCAGGCTTGCCCGGCTTCGGCCTTGATTCTCCACGTGAACCACACCCTGTTCGGGGGCTCAGTGGCCCAGTTTGGCACCGCCGCCCAGAAGGAGGCCTGGCTGCCGCAGGTGGCCCGTGGCGAGGTTCTGGCCTGCTTCGCCCTGACCGAACCCGAGGCGGGTTCCGACCCCGCGGGGATGAAGAGCGCGGCCCACCGGGACCAAGCCGGCTGGGTGCTTACCGGAGGCAAAAATTTTGTCACCTCCGGAGGCGAGGCCCGGTTTGCCCTGGTGGCCGCGGTCACCGAGCCGGGGCAGGGCGCCAAGGGGATCAGCGCCTTTGTGGTGGATATCCCTGCGACCCCGGAGATCACTTGGGGGAGCCGGGAAGAGAAGCTGGGTTTGCGGGCCGCGGCTTCGGTGCCTCTCTTTTTTGACGAGGCCCTCCTGCCGGAAACCAGCCTCCTGGGCGAGAAGAATAAGGGACTCACGGTGATGCTAAGCGCCCTGGACGCAGCTCGGGTGGGCTCTGCGGCTATTGCCGTGGGGCTGGGCCGGGCCGCCCTGGCCGAGGCCATGGCCTATGCCAAAAAGCGGCAACAGTTCGGTCAGCCGGTGGCGAATTTTCAAGCCATCCAATGGAAATTGGCGGACATGGCCACGGACTTAGAAGCTGCCCACCTCCTGACCCTGAAGGCCGCCTGGCTTAAAGACCAGAAGCAGCCCTACCGGGTCGCAGCCGCCATGGCCAAGAAATTTGCCACCGACGCGGCCATGGCCGCGGCCAACGAAGGCGTGCAGATCTTGGGGGGCTATGGGTATCTCACGGATTACCCCATGGAACGCTACTTCCGGGACGCCAAAGCAGGCCAGATTTACGAAGGCACCAACGAAATCATGCGGGTAATTATCGCCCGGGAGTTGCTGAAAGGGTGA
- the cobT gene encoding nicotinate-nucleotide--dimethylbenzimidazole phosphoribosyltransferase: MMTELSQIISQIEPVDLTWVEKAQERLDSLTKPRGSLGRLEELAARYVAITREPMAPLEKKWVVVFAADHGVVAEGVSAYPQDVTYQMVLNFLRGGAGINVLARHVGARVAVVDIGVNHDFGQMPDLIVRKVAYGSRNMAQEPALTREEAIQALLVGVELAEQATASGMDAMAAGDMGIGNTTPAAALASVFTGRPVAAVTGKGTGIEDQTLRHKIAVINRALALHKPSAEDPVGALAAVGGLEIAGIAGLILGTAAARRPLMLDGFIATAGALVAAALAPAVTGYLIAAHRSVEPGHQIMLDFLGLKPLLNFQMRLGEGTGAALGLNLLEAGVRIYREMATFGEAGVAESE; this comes from the coding sequence ATGATGACGGAATTGTCCCAAATAATTTCCCAGATTGAACCTGTTGATCTCACCTGGGTGGAAAAAGCCCAAGAGCGCCTAGACTCCTTGACCAAGCCCCGGGGTAGTCTGGGGCGCCTGGAAGAGCTGGCGGCCCGTTATGTGGCCATCACCCGGGAGCCGATGGCTCCTCTGGAAAAGAAATGGGTGGTGGTCTTTGCCGCGGATCATGGGGTGGTGGCCGAAGGGGTGAGCGCCTATCCCCAGGATGTCACCTACCAAATGGTCCTGAATTTTCTCCGGGGAGGCGCGGGGATCAATGTTCTGGCCCGCCATGTGGGGGCCCGGGTGGCGGTGGTGGATATCGGGGTCAACCACGATTTCGGCCAGATGCCCGATCTCATTGTCCGAAAGGTGGCTTACGGCTCCCGGAATATGGCCCAGGAGCCGGCTCTCACCCGGGAGGAGGCCATCCAAGCTCTGTTGGTGGGAGTGGAACTGGCGGAGCAGGCCACGGCCTCGGGGATGGATGCCATGGCCGCAGGCGACATGGGCATTGGCAACACCACGCCTGCTGCGGCTCTGGCTTCGGTCTTTACGGGTCGACCTGTGGCCGCGGTCACCGGTAAGGGCACCGGTATCGAGGATCAGACCTTGCGCCACAAGATCGCGGTGATTAACCGGGCCCTGGCCCTGCACAAGCCCAGCGCCGAGGACCCGGTGGGGGCGCTGGCTGCGGTGGGCGGCCTGGAGATTGCGGGCATTGCAGGTCTCATCCTGGGAACCGCCGCGGCCCGGCGGCCCCTCATGCTGGATGGCTTTATCGCCACCGCGGGTGCGCTGGTGGCCGCGGCCCTGGCCCCGGCCGTGACTGGGTACCTCATCGCCGCACATCGTTCCGTGGAACCGGGGCATCAGATCATGCTGGATTTTCTGGGGTTGAAGCCTCTGTTAAACTTCCAGATGCGCCTGGGTGAAGGCACCGGCGCAGCCCTGGGGCTGAACCTGCTGGAAGCCGGTGTGAGGATTTACCGGGAAATGGCCACCTTCGGGGAGGCCGGGGTGGCCGAGAGCGAGTAG
- the cobS gene encoding adenosylcobinamide-GDP ribazoletransferase, producing the protein MKNTFPLALTFLTKLPWPWPGPADESALARSMFWFPWVGALLGLAFWGAWTGLIKILPGPAAAALLLAFSVWITGGLHLDGLADTADGLGGGHTPVAALTIMKDSRVGAFGVISLIVALLLKFSLFFSFATTPGGAGALLLYPVISRWGMVLLAYLSPYARPEGGLGRAMTLGVSRRVAACASLSAGALSVAIMGLPGLVIFAVAGVAVWLGSLYFQKRLGGITGDILGATNEGLEVLVLTGALLLGYGYFHSLLF; encoded by the coding sequence ATGAAAAACACCTTTCCCCTGGCCCTCACCTTTCTCACCAAGCTCCCCTGGCCCTGGCCGGGTCCGGCGGACGAATCCGCTCTGGCCCGGTCCATGTTCTGGTTTCCCTGGGTCGGGGCATTACTGGGTTTGGCGTTCTGGGGAGCTTGGACGGGCCTTATAAAAATTCTGCCGGGGCCTGCGGCTGCGGCGCTCCTGCTCGCCTTCAGCGTTTGGATCACCGGCGGCCTCCACTTAGACGGTCTGGCCGATACCGCCGACGGTTTGGGTGGGGGACACACCCCGGTGGCGGCGCTGACCATCATGAAGGACTCCCGGGTGGGCGCCTTCGGGGTGATCAGCCTCATCGTGGCGCTCCTTTTGAAATTTTCCCTGTTTTTCTCCTTTGCCACCACCCCCGGGGGCGCCGGCGCCCTTTTGCTTTACCCGGTGATTAGCCGCTGGGGCATGGTTCTGTTGGCCTATCTGTCACCTTATGCCCGGCCGGAAGGGGGCCTGGGGCGGGCCATGACCCTGGGAGTAAGCCGCCGGGTGGCGGCCTGTGCCAGCCTCAGCGCCGGAGCCTTATCGGTCGCAATCATGGGCCTCCCGGGCCTGGTAATCTTTGCGGTTGCGGGGGTCGCTGTCTGGCTGGGGAGCCTCTATTTTCAGAAGCGTTTGGGCGGCATCACCGGCGACATCTTGGGGGCCACCAACGAAGGCCTGGAAGTCCTGGTCCTGACCGGGGCGCTGCTGCTGGGCTATGGCTATTTTCATTCCCTCCTTTTCTAA
- a CDS encoding DUF3786 domain-containing protein, with protein sequence MLYNRCAEVDENFWRDLAQADPEDILRRTGVRRQKNVLRFSFFNQEAVVDLDQKRVFRTATPEEEPGFRRCLVTLLFLLLVDTAGLGPPSSPMELTGATTFFQSRGPHAIPSAPLEERFGRDLSGFLEAGRRLGGEPRDRGDGAFALSVYPGLSVEVTLWEADDEFPAQVSFTVPSGLDRFWQLDAVLGLMGLVVKELLRVAAPMAG encoded by the coding sequence ATGCTCTATAACCGTTGCGCCGAGGTGGATGAGAATTTTTGGCGGGATTTGGCCCAGGCCGATCCGGAGGACATCCTCCGCCGCACCGGCGTCCGTCGTCAAAAGAATGTCTTGCGCTTCTCTTTCTTTAATCAAGAAGCGGTGGTGGATTTGGACCAGAAACGGGTTTTCCGAACCGCGACACCCGAAGAGGAGCCGGGTTTCCGGCGCTGCCTGGTCACCTTACTTTTCCTGCTTTTGGTAGATACCGCAGGGTTGGGGCCGCCCTCCAGTCCCATGGAACTGACCGGGGCCACCACTTTTTTCCAGAGCCGCGGGCCCCATGCCATCCCGAGCGCCCCCCTGGAAGAACGGTTTGGCCGGGACCTATCCGGTTTTTTAGAGGCCGGCCGTCGTCTGGGCGGCGAACCTCGTGACCGCGGTGACGGCGCTTTTGCCTTGTCGGTTTATCCGGGACTGAGCGTTGAAGTAACTCTCTGGGAAGCGGATGACGAGTTTCCGGCCCAGGTGTCTTTCACGGTACCATCCGGCCTGGACCGTTTCTGGCAACTGGATGCGGTGTTGGGCCTCATGGGCCTGGTGGTTAAGGAACTCCTCAGGGTGGCCGCGCCAATGGCCGGTTAG
- the cobO gene encoding cob(I)yrinic acid a,c-diamide adenosyltransferase — protein sequence MAETRLNPGLIQVYTGDGKGKTTCALGLALRAVGQGFKVYMVQFMKGRDTGEARVAADRLAPDMTLRHFGRPGLVNLRAPDEEDLALIREAWDLARQVIVAGEHDLVILDEINLALSFNLLPPQEVFQVLRNRPPWVEVVLTGRQAPPELVELANLVTEMRPVKHYYETGVQARRGIEW from the coding sequence ATGGCTGAAACGCGACTAAACCCGGGCCTCATCCAAGTTTACACCGGGGATGGCAAGGGCAAGACCACCTGTGCCCTGGGACTGGCGCTGCGGGCCGTGGGCCAGGGGTTTAAGGTCTACATGGTGCAGTTCATGAAAGGCCGGGATACCGGTGAAGCCCGGGTGGCAGCAGATCGCCTGGCCCCGGATATGACCCTACGCCACTTCGGACGCCCCGGGTTGGTCAACCTGCGGGCTCCGGACGAAGAAGACCTGGCCCTTATCCGGGAGGCCTGGGACCTGGCCCGGCAGGTCATCGTGGCCGGGGAACACGACTTGGTGATTCTCGATGAAATCAACCTGGCCCTAAGTTTCAATCTCCTGCCCCCGCAAGAGGTCTTCCAGGTTTTGCGGAATCGGCCCCCATGGGTGGAAGTGGTTCTGACAGGCCGTCAGGCGCCCCCTGAACTGGTGGAGTTGGCCAACCTGGTTACGGAAATGCGGCCCGTGAAACACTACTATGAAACCGGGGTGCAGGCCCGGCGCGGCATCGAGTGGTAG
- a CDS encoding methyltransferase domain-containing protein yields MSPEMTEAEIRQIRTGILEKYAKVAVEGAGCCFKYPTGKEGMTRQGYPLEILRDFPPEILAAFCGVGNPFGLGPLYPGDAILDIGCGAGVDSLVAAHLAGPGGRVVGIDVTFAMLQQARAHLARLGWPQVSFQVADAEALPFPDNDFDAVISNGVFNLTLNKAKALQEAHRVLKPGGRLMLADMVLVAALPSDRQDQVANWYQ; encoded by the coding sequence ATGAGTCCTGAAATGACCGAAGCAGAAATCCGCCAGATTCGTACCGGCATCCTGGAGAAGTATGCCAAGGTGGCCGTAGAGGGGGCCGGGTGTTGCTTTAAATACCCCACGGGGAAAGAGGGGATGACCCGGCAAGGCTATCCTTTGGAGATCCTCCGGGATTTTCCTCCGGAGATATTGGCCGCCTTCTGCGGTGTGGGCAATCCCTTCGGCCTGGGTCCCCTCTATCCCGGGGACGCAATCCTGGATATCGGCTGCGGAGCTGGGGTGGACTCCCTGGTAGCGGCTCACCTGGCGGGGCCGGGCGGCCGGGTGGTGGGGATCGACGTCACCTTCGCCATGCTCCAGCAGGCCCGGGCCCACCTGGCGCGGCTGGGCTGGCCCCAGGTCAGTTTTCAGGTGGCCGACGCCGAGGCCCTGCCCTTCCCGGACAACGACTTTGACGCAGTGATCTCAAACGGCGTCTTCAACCTCACCCTCAATAAGGCCAAGGCGCTGCAAGAGGCCCACCGGGTCTTGAAACCCGGTGGCCGCCTCATGCTCGCGGATATGGTCCTGGTGGCGGCGCTGCCCTCGGACCGGCAAGATCAGGTTGCCAACTGGTACCAGTGA
- a CDS encoding flavin reductase family protein has translation MKKSIGPRTMALPTPVWVVGTYDANDKPNAMTAAWASICCSKPPAIGVSLRKATYTYGNLVQRQAFTISVPSEAHVREADYLGMATGRDVNKFATARLTPVASNVVDAPYVDEFPLVLECKLIHTLEIGLHTLFIGEILDVKADESVIGPKGFPDIEQVRPIIFGPEIRTYHGIGKFLGQAFAVGKDIG, from the coding sequence ATGAAAAAATCCATCGGCCCCAGGACTATGGCCTTACCTACCCCGGTGTGGGTAGTGGGGACCTACGACGCCAACGACAAACCCAACGCCATGACCGCGGCCTGGGCCTCCATTTGCTGCTCCAAACCCCCGGCCATCGGCGTCTCCTTGCGCAAAGCCACTTACACTTACGGAAACCTGGTCCAACGCCAGGCCTTTACTATCAGCGTGCCCTCCGAAGCTCACGTCCGGGAAGCCGATTATCTGGGCATGGCCACGGGCCGGGACGTGAACAAGTTCGCCACCGCCCGCCTCACCCCGGTGGCCAGCAACGTGGTGGACGCCCCCTATGTGGACGAGTTCCCCCTCGTGCTGGAGTGCAAGCTGATCCATACTCTGGAAATCGGCCTGCACACCTTGTTCATCGGGGAGATTTTGGACGTCAAGGCCGATGAGAGCGTCATCGGGCCAAAGGGCTTTCCGGATATCGAGCAAGTCCGGCCTATCATCTTCGGTCCCGAGATTCGTACCTATCACGGCATCGGGAAATTTCTGGGCCAGGCCTTTGCCGTCGGCAAAGATATCGGATGA
- the prfB gene encoding peptide chain release factor 2 (programmed frameshift), with translation MLPDSVDLKTRLKGLQDRIETLRGHLDLAGKQVRLRHLEELMAAPELWDDQARAADILRERASLIQATEEYEARRKQLEDLELLLDMALEEADQQALKEVVRDLTAMERDFSDWELKLLLGGEEDEKNAIITIHAGAGGTEAQDWAEILTRMYLRYAERKGFKAETIDLLPGDEAGVKSVTFTLSGPYAFGFMKSENGIHRLVRISPFDASGRRHTSFAAVQVLPEVDDRIEIDIQEKDLRIDTFRASGPGGQHVNKTSSAVRLTHIPSGIVVSSQTERSQHRNRELAMKVLRARLYNLEKRKRAEKKQELQDTQKDISWGSQIRSYTLQPYRMIKDHRTKHEEGNVDAVLDGDLDRFVEAYLLNPGEE, from the exons ATGTTACCGGATAGCGTAGATCTTAAAACCAGATTAAAAGGATTACAGGACCGCATAGAAACCCTTCGAGGTCATCTT GATCTGGCGGGCAAACAGGTCAGACTGCGGCATTTAGAAGAATTGATGGCCGCGCCGGAGCTCTGGGACGACCAGGCCCGGGCCGCGGACATCCTCAGAGAACGGGCCTCGCTCATCCAGGCGACGGAAGAATATGAGGCGCGGCGCAAACAACTGGAGGACCTCGAGCTCCTCTTGGATATGGCCCTGGAAGAAGCGGACCAGCAGGCCCTGAAAGAAGTGGTCAGGGACCTGACCGCCATGGAGCGCGACTTCTCCGACTGGGAGCTCAAACTGCTCCTGGGCGGCGAAGAAGACGAGAAGAACGCCATCATCACCATCCATGCCGGGGCCGGCGGCACCGAAGCCCAGGATTGGGCCGAGATTCTGACCCGCATGTATCTGCGCTACGCTGAGCGCAAAGGGTTTAAGGCCGAGACCATCGATCTGCTGCCCGGTGACGAAGCTGGGGTCAAGAGCGTCACTTTCACTCTGAGCGGTCCTTACGCCTTCGGCTTTATGAAAAGCGAAAACGGCATCCACCGCCTGGTGCGCATCTCGCCTTTCGACGCCAGCGGCCGCCGCCACACCTCCTTTGCCGCGGTGCAGGTCCTGCCCGAGGTGGACGACCGCATCGAGATCGATATTCAGGAGAAAGACCTGCGCATCGACACCTTCCGGGCCAGCGGCCCCGGGGGCCAGCACGTTAACAAGACCTCATCCGCGGTTCGCCTCACCCATATACCCAGCGGCATCGTGGTTTCGTCCCAGACGGAGCGCTCCCAGCACCGCAACCGGGAACTGGCCATGAAGGTGCTCCGGGCCCGCCTCTATAACTTGGAGAAGCGCAAACGGGCTGAAAAGAAACAAGAACTACAAGATACCCAGAAAGATATCTCCTGGGGCAGCCAGATTCGCTCCTACACGCTCCAGCCCTACCGCATGATCAAAGACCACCGCACCAAGCATGAAGAGGGCAACGTGGATGCGGTCTTAGACGGCGACTTGGACCGTTTCGTGGAGGCCTATCTGCTTAATCCGGGGGAAGAATAA
- the cobU gene encoding bifunctional adenosylcobinamide kinase/adenosylcobinamide-phosphate guanylyltransferase, whose protein sequence is MENVTSQFRVALVLGGARSGKSRYGLGLAAHCPAPRLFVATCEPRDAEMEARIAAHQTERGSDWTTQEVPVELTATLSAAQGHYGVILVDCLTMWVSNLLLQEGAPQGRIQTACEGLVESLQKTVTPIILISNEVGMGIVPDNPLSREFRDQAGWLHQRLAQVADLVVLVVAGVPLLVKVSDFLRGQP, encoded by the coding sequence ATGGAAAATGTAACCTCACAATTCCGGGTGGCCTTGGTTTTAGGAGGGGCCCGCAGCGGTAAGAGCCGCTATGGCCTGGGGCTGGCGGCGCATTGTCCTGCGCCGCGTCTCTTTGTGGCAACCTGCGAACCCCGGGACGCCGAGATGGAGGCCCGTATCGCCGCCCATCAGACCGAACGCGGCTCGGATTGGACTACCCAGGAGGTCCCGGTGGAATTGACGGCAACCTTAAGCGCCGCCCAGGGTCACTACGGGGTCATCCTGGTGGACTGCCTCACCATGTGGGTATCCAATCTTTTGCTGCAAGAAGGCGCTCCCCAGGGACGTATTCAGACCGCCTGTGAGGGTCTGGTGGAGTCCTTACAAAAGACCGTTACTCCCATCATCCTGATCAGCAACGAGGTGGGGATGGGGATTGTGCCGGATAATCCCTTGTCCCGGGAGTTTCGGGATCAGGCGGGTTGGCTGCATCAGCGCCTGGCCCAGGTGGCGGATCTGGTGGTCCTGGTGGTGGCGGGCGTGCCGTTGCTCGTCAAGGTGAGCGATTTTTTACGGGGACAGCCATAA
- a CDS encoding SGNH/GDSL hydrolase family protein, giving the protein MLDHRRPQELPSRLRRWTLNAGLIALSFLVALTCLEVALHFTSYRYLLTRDRHLRYYYQFDPVKGFDIKPNVKSIPMSVDNRTEYHIWSNELGCFDEPYRGDKQFILLVGDSFTHSFAPFQDKWGTQIEKLLDYRVLKCGVTGYGTGQELEKAKDVIKQVQDKPHLIIVGYFWNDLNDDTAFPGLTVVDGFLVNSLKYRDPKTNKLLTEKLTKRYTLREKLFSGTYPLSLGEMIRYSLDQHLIIMNLINDTLARILPGDKLDYAVSNTFMAFEPEERNRKSWDRHLQNLTAFKDLAAADQANLLVVLIPTNTQVYPFLASHADMDLERPNRVLTRFLKARGIDYLDLLPLMRSYADETPRPSLNPEKDLYWQHNSHWSIKGEHLAALLVSRYILEHNLVQVPDREARLKSIAERLKDFR; this is encoded by the coding sequence ATGCTAGATCACCGTCGTCCTCAAGAACTGCCAAGCCGGCTGAGAAGATGGACTCTCAACGCCGGTCTGATCGCTTTAAGCTTCCTGGTGGCGCTCACCTGCCTGGAGGTCGCCCTCCACTTTACCTCCTATAGATACCTTTTAACCAGGGATCGTCACCTGCGTTACTATTACCAATTCGACCCGGTTAAAGGCTTCGACATCAAGCCCAACGTCAAAAGCATCCCCATGTCCGTGGACAATCGCACTGAGTATCATATCTGGTCCAATGAACTGGGATGCTTCGATGAGCCCTACCGAGGGGACAAACAGTTCATCCTGCTCGTAGGAGATAGTTTTACCCACAGCTTTGCCCCCTTTCAGGATAAATGGGGAACGCAAATCGAAAAATTATTGGACTATCGGGTCCTCAAATGTGGCGTTACCGGATATGGCACCGGCCAGGAACTGGAAAAGGCCAAGGATGTCATTAAGCAGGTGCAGGACAAGCCGCACCTAATCATCGTGGGGTACTTCTGGAACGACCTCAATGATGATACCGCCTTCCCCGGCCTGACGGTGGTGGATGGTTTTCTGGTGAATTCCCTTAAATACCGGGACCCTAAAACCAATAAACTCCTCACCGAAAAATTGACAAAACGCTATACCTTGCGGGAGAAGCTCTTTAGCGGCACCTATCCATTAAGTTTGGGGGAGATGATCAGGTACTCCTTGGATCAGCACCTGATTATCATGAACCTGATCAATGATACCTTGGCGAGGATTTTGCCGGGAGATAAATTGGATTACGCCGTCTCCAACACATTTATGGCTTTTGAACCGGAGGAGAGGAACCGCAAGTCTTGGGATCGCCATTTACAGAACTTGACGGCCTTTAAAGACTTAGCGGCAGCCGATCAGGCCAATCTTCTGGTGGTGCTGATCCCCACCAACACCCAGGTCTATCCCTTCTTGGCGTCCCATGCGGACATGGATCTGGAACGGCCAAACCGGGTTCTGACGCGGTTTCTGAAAGCCCGAGGCATTGATTATCTTGACCTGCTGCCCCTCATGCGCAGCTATGCAGATGAAACACCTCGGCCGAGCTTGAACCCCGAGAAGGACCTGTACTGGCAGCACAATTCCCACTGGAGCATCAAGGGCGAGCACCTGGCGGCCCTGCTGGTTTCCCGGTATATCCTGGAGCATAATCTGGTCCAGGTGCCAGACCGGGAAGCCCGGCTTAAGAGTATTGCAGAGAGATTGAAAGACTTCCGGTAA